Part of the Candidatus Chlorohelix allophototropha genome, ACAGAACTGATTAGCAACTGGCGAAACTATCAGTACTTGTTCCCGCATATACCAGAGCGTAGCCGCTTCAACCGACGCAGACGTAATCTGATGGGAGCAATCAATAGTATTCGTCAGTCTCTGTTAGCTTTACTGGACCTGGCACAGGATCAGCAAACTGTGCTGGATAGTCTACCCTTACCGGTTATCGAGTTTAGGCAGGCTCATTTTTCGCCTGCACGCTCTTATTGGAGCAGTCAGGGAGCTCGTTATGGTAAGGTCGCCACTAAGAAACAAACTATTTTTGGCTACAAGTTGCAGTTGCTGGTGACCTTCAATGGTGTGATAGTAGACTTTGAGTTAGCGGGAGCGAACCAGCCTGATTTAAGGGTGGGGCTAGAATTACTGGAAAACCACCCAGGTTTAACAGTGGTAGGGGATAAAGCTTATATCAGCCAGTCTGAACAGCAGCACTTGGAACAGGAGCAGGGAATAAAATTGTTGACTAACCCTCGACAAAATCAAAAAGTGGAACAGCCTGCTGAACGAGCGAAGCTAATCAATCATTTTCGGCAAATAATTGAAACGGTCAATGGGCAGTTAGCGCAGCAATTCAAGCTTGAGATTAACCGGGCGCATAGTTTCTGGGGTTTGTGTAGTCGGTTATACAGCAAGTTAGCTGGTCATACCTTATCGATTTATCTAAACCGTTTATTAGGAAAGCCAGATTGTTTGAAGATCAAAGCCCTGGCTTTCCCTATCTAGCACAAGGGCTTAATATGCAAAGTTGCCTGATTTTAACTTGTGAAAGGCTTAACTATACGCCTATGGGTCTACCCGCATAAAACGTCTGCCAGCCAAATCAGCCGCGTATTGTGCCCGTTCTACCTCCATTTGGCGCAAATGTTCAGCTTCGCTCAACTGACTGCATAGTTCCGCGTGCCACTGCAAAACTTGATTAACCAAAGCTGGTGTCAACATTTCCAGCAAAACTTGACCAATTGCCGCATCTAAATCGCGTCCTAAAAACCTCTGGCAGGGTGCCGTTCCTGCACTAATCCCGGCTTTTTGGCAAACATAGTCTGGTACGACCCGCTGCCCACCGCGCTGGTGATAGCGTACCGTCATCCGCTCACCGCACTGCCCACAAATTACCAGCCCTTGCAATAGGGCTGGTCCTTCCCTAGGTGGATTTAAGCGCTTGGGAGTATACGCCTGGCTGTTAGCGCGTAGTTGGCTTAAATGACCCTCGTATTCTTCCCAACTAATGTAAGCCGGATGGGCATCCTTGATCATTACCTGCCACTCCTCTTGTGCTAAAGCCACAATATGAATTTTGCCATCAGCAGTTTTGTTGGTTCTGGTACGACCAAAGACAAAAGCCCCGGCGTAAACCGGATTATGCAGCACTCGCAATACATCATCGTGTCTCATATCATTCCAGACCAGTTCCCCCTTATGCACGCCTTTACTTAAACGGCGCGGGAAAGCAAGGTTTTGTTGGCGGAAAGCACGCACAGTCGCACTGGCAGTGCCGGTACGTCGGAAAGTCTGGAAAAGGAGTTTAATAGTCGCCTGGGCTTGCTTGTCGGGGTCAAGCACCACCCGATTATCTTCAGTATAGCAAAAACCGATTGGCAAATGCAGTTTTAGTTCAGCCCGCCTGGCTTTATTTAAGATACCACCGAGTAAGCGTGCTCGCAAGATATACAACTCGGCTTCACTCATGGTGCCTTTTAGTCCCAGTAGAAGCCGGTCATTGAAAGTAGCTGGGTCATACAAGCCATCTTCATCGAGAATGAGTGTGCCAGTCAGGGCACAAATTTCAAGGAGATGATGCCAATCACTTGAACTGCGTGCCAACCGTGATACTTCCAGACCGAGAACCAGCCCAACTTTACCTAAACCGACTTCCGCTACCAGTCGTTGAAAGCCTACCCGGTCACTGGCAGAAGTGCCAGAATGACCTAAATCTTGATCCAGCACCACAATCCGTTCGGCAATCCAACCAAGTGCGATAGCACGGTCACGCAAGGCATATTGCCTGGCCGTACTTTCGCGATTTTCAAGGACTTGCTGCAGAGTACTCTGGCGGACATACAAACAAGCTAACCTTTGTAACTGGCGCGGTTTAATTTCCTGGGCGTTCATAACCTACCTCCTGAAGAACCTTGTGGCAAACCTACTCAAATTGGGGTTTGGGGAAGTGATTATCCCAGTTTTCAAGAAATTGAACCAGTTTCCGCAGGTCACTAAGGCGGAGAAGAGCTTGACCGCCAGTTAAACGGGTAAAAGGGTCAAGTGGCGCCTGGTCAGTCCAGGCGGCGGGTAACGAACGAAGTTTAGCCGAGGAAGGGTCAAGGAAGAAAACCCGGCTTTCACCGTAAGTGTTAGTTTTAGAAAGAAGCACGAAGCGTTGACCAGTCAATGGGTGAAAAGGATGGGTAACCTGAAAATATTCATCTTCATTGAGTTGATTGGGTATATTTGGCGACCCGTTCAAATGGTCAGACAGAAGGTCAGGTTAATCGTTTAAAATGGTTGAAAAGAGCCATGTTTGGTAGGGCGAAGCTCGATTTACTGAGCCACAGAGTACTATATCAGCGTACTGCTTAAGGTTTGCTAATTTGGATCATCAAAAGTGATTAAGAGCCGTTTCTACCCGCTACTTGACAGTTTCGCAGTTACAAGAGAATTGACAGTAGCAATAGAAAACTTCTTGACTATGCTGTAGCACGGTGCTATATTATAAAACCTGATAAACTTAGTTCACAAATATTTAAAGGAATTACAGCATGGCAAATTCTTATAATGAATTGCTAAAGCGCACTAAAGCGCAAATCCGCGAAACTACCGTTGCCCAAACCTCCGAAGTAGTCAAGGCTGACAAATCGGTATGGCTGGTGGACGTGCGCGAAAAGTACGAATGGGATGAAGGTTATATTCCTGGCGCACTTCATGTAGCGCGGGGTTTTTTGGAAAGTAAAATAGAAGAAACTGTTTCTGATAAAAATGCTCCGGTTATTTTGTATTGCGCGGGTGGTGTTCGTAGCGCTTTTGCCGCTAAAACCCTGAATGAATTGGGTTACACTAACGTCAGTTCGATGATTGGCGGTTATAATGCTTGGAAAAATGCCGGTTATCCCATTACCAAACCCCGCAATCTTACCAAAGAACAGCAAAAACGCTACAGTCGCCATTTCCTACTGCCCGAAGTAGGTGAAAAGGGTCAAATTAAATTGCTGGATACCAAAGTGCTGCTCATCGGGGCGGGCGGTTTGGGTGCGCCCAACGCCTTCTATCTCGCTGCCGCCGGTATCGGTACGCTTGGCATCATTGATAATGATGTGGTGGAAGAGAGCAACTTGCAACGCCAGATTATCCATACCCAAGGGCGGGTAGGGCAGTATAAAGCCGATAGCGCGGCGCAAGCAATCGCCGACCTGAACCCGGATGTGCGTGTGGTGGTTTACAAAGAGCGTTTGACTGCCGAGAATATCGAGCACATTTTGCCCCTGTACGATTTGGTGGTAGATGGAACGGATAATTTTGAGACGCGCTATCTGGTGAACGACTTTGCGGTAAAATATCGCAAACCCGTAGTGCATGCCAGTATTTTATCGTTCAACGGGCAGCTAACTACTTTGATTCCCTTTGAAGGTCCTTGCTATCGGTGCATCTATCCCGACCCACCTCCTGCCGCGATGGCACCTAATTGCAGCGAAGCGGGCGTGCTTGGCGTTCTACCGGGCGTAATTGGCTTGTTACAGGCGAATGAAGCGTTAAAACTAGCGCTTGGTATCGGCGAAACCCTCTCAGGGCGTTTCCTGCTTTTCGATGCGCTGGAAGCCGAGTTCACCAGTTTGAAGTTGCGGCGTGACCCCAAATGTGTTGCTTGTGGTGAGCATGCCGATATTGATGATTTGCTAGAACAGCACAGGCGCGGCGATGTATTGATTCCCGCTTGCAATATTCGTTAGGAGAGGATAGAACTGATGTCAAACATTAAGCTACCGCCGGTTTTGCGAAAGTTGTCTGGTGGCGTAAAGGAAGTGCAAGTAGAAGGGGCGACTGTCGGCGAATTGCTGGACAACCTTGACCGCAAGTATCCCACCATAAAAAACCAGCTTTTAACCGAAGATGGGGAAATTGCACGCTATGTAAACCTGTATTTAAACGATGAAGATGTACGCTTCTTGCAGGGTTTAGTTACGCCCGTAAAGGAAAGTGATACTATCGTAATTTTGCCCGCTATGAGCGGCGGTTCGCTATAAAGCTTTACCGGGGCGCAGTTTAATGCGCCCTTTTCATATAAATTGAGGTAGTAAATGTTGTACCCTAGTCTGCTGGCGGCAATTGGCAATACGCCGTTGGTAGAAATTAGTCAGCTAAGCCCGTACCCCGATTCGGTGCGCCTCTATGCCAAACTCGAAGGACATAACCCCAGCGGCAGTATCAAAGATCGCATCGCTCTTTCGATGATTGAAGCGGCAGAGCGTGCTGGCAAGCTAAAACCGGGCAGCGGACAGCGCATTCTTGAGCCTAGCAGCGGTAATACCGGCATTGCGCTGGCGATGATCGGCAAGCTCAAAGGCTATAATGTTACCGTCGTTATGCCCGACAGCTTTACAGCAGAGCGTCGCCAATTGCTGGAAATCTACGGCGCAAAGGTAGTGCTGAGCGATGGCAGCAAAGGTAGTAACGGTTCGGTGGAATTGGCGCTGGAACTGGCGGCGAAAGATTCCGGTTATTTCATGCCATTCCAGTATTCCAATAATGCTAACCCCGATGCACATTACCGTACCACCGCTCCTGAAATCTGGCGCGATTTACCGGATGCTTCGGCAATAGTAGCCGGACTTGGTACAGGCGGTACTCTCATGGGTCTTAGCCGTTTTCTTAAAGAAAAAAATCCCGCCATTCAAATTGTTGCGGTTGAGCCGATGATGGGCGAAATAGTGCAAGGTTTACGCAATTTGGACGGTGGGTTTGTGCCGCCTATCATTGAATTATCGCGTCTTGATCGCAAATTTGTGGTGACCAATGCCCAATCTGTCAGGGTGCAACGCGCTTTGCTGGATAAAACCGGCATTTTTGCGGGAGTATCGTGCGGGGCGGCAGTCTATGGTGCGCTCAAACTGGCGCGTGAATGGGGCGAAAGCGGTAAGACAGGCAAGATTGTGGTAATGCTGGCAGAAAGTGGCTGGAAATACTTGAGCGCGGGGCTTTTCACCCATGACCTGAACGTGCTAGAAGACTCGATGGAACAGAAGATGTGGTGGTGAGCATGCTGGTTATTCCTGCCCAAATTTACAAAGAGATAATAGAGCATTTGCGCCGTTGGTATCCCGATGAGGGTTGCGGCTTGTTAGGTGGGAAGGCTGGTTTAGTCAGTCATCATTACCCCACCGAGAATGTCGAACCTGAAAACAAATATAAACGCTATCTGATAAACCCACGCCAACAAATGGAAGCGGAAGAAGAACTAGATTCTATCGGTCTGGAATTGGTGGCAATCTACCACAGCCATACCCATACGCCCGCCTATCCCTCGCCTACCGATGTACGCACCGCTTATTACCCGGACAGTTACTATGTGCTGGTCTCTTTTGCAGAACCAGATAATCCGGTTATCCACGCTTACAAAATCGTCAAGCCCGACCCGTGGGGCGAAAGCGGCGAGATTGTAGGGCAAGAGTTACAAATTCTTTGAGTCACGCTTGATCTATCATTAGCGGCTGAAATTTAATGTGAATTCGGCTGGAACCAGCGTCTTGGGAGCATATGGCGCGATCATTACCAGCGCATTTTCATACGGCACTTTCAAAATCCCGGCGTTGGTGAAATCCAGAGCCATATCTTGAACGCACGAAGCGCCGTTATCGGCAGTTGAAAGGGAAGTGGTGGTTTTGTCAGCGCAAGACCCATCCAGTTTCATCACTCTTACCCAGAACTTTTGTGGAATTGCTGCGCCCGTACGCAGAAAGCCATTAGCTTGCCAACCGTTATCGCCGCTTTCGGCATTATCACGCCAATTTATCTCCGGTATCTCGAAATCGTCCAGAATCGCGCCCTGCCGATTGTAGCCCTCATCGGTCAGATACTCAAAGCGTAGCTGTATGCGCTTTCCCGCGAACCGACTCAAATCTATTTCTTCCTGCACCCAATCTGCTGCTAGGTTATCGCTATCGGTCAAGTCTGCACCATTGCTGTTACTACGCCCGCTCCATCCGGCTCCATAATTCTTGCCCGATTGAGCGTAAACAGTGGCGTATTTACCCGGCAACACTTGCCAAGTTTTGCCACCATTGTCAGATACCTCAAAATACAAATAATCAAACTGTGGCTCTATATCGAACCATAGTTTGAACTTCAGGGTAGCTTTCTGCACACTAGATAAATCTACTTCGCGGGTTAGAGTCATGTCAGAATTTTCGCCCCGATTTGTCCACCATACCATTTTACCGCTGGCAGGCTGCGTATTAAAAAGGGAGGCGGTGGGTGCGCCTTGAAAATTAAGAGTAAAGCCACCCGTCCCTGCCTCCACCTTGTAATATTGGGCGGTGTATTGGAAAGTATTACCGCTCTTGCTGTCGGGCAGTTTGCTGATAGTATTGGAAGGATTGCTTATGTGAGAGCTTACTTTCTTATAATTAAAGGTAGGGTCGGCGGTAGCGTGATTTATAAAATTTGTCAAAGCCCAATCCTTGAAAACTTTATCACTGTAGATTTGTGGGTCTGCATTTTTAGCTAACCCATAATCTATTGCATTAAACCCGGTCAATCCTTTGTCGTTCGCGATGGTATCCCTGATAACCTTCTCTCCGTAAACGTCCTGCAGGTACGCCATCCACAAGTAACCTGATCCGTAGAAGCGCGAGGGGGCGCAGGTGGTACAAGTCCAATTATCTAATTGAGTTGCACTGCGATTGAAAAAGGCGCTTTCGTAACCGCTACTACTAAAACCGTTGAGGGTTTGCGCCAGCACGCTTGCCCCCTCATTGAGCCAGACTTCCTGATTGGGCTGATTGTGCCAGTGAATCATGTGCTGAAACTCGTGCGCCAGCAAGCTCAAGTATGAGTCGGTGTTTTCAGGGCGACCCATTACATAGATAATTTCGTGCTCGTTGCTTTTACTATTAATACTTCGCAAAAGCTCATCATCGGAACTGTAATAGCCTATAACTCCGCCACTAAGAGTGGTATTTAAAACTACCAAATGTGGGTCACCATCTACGCCGGGTGTCCATTCCTCGCCAAAATAACGCCGATTGGTAGGGTAAATTTTTTCTTCAAACAAGCGTGCTGCATTTGCAAGCGCTGCTGCATTTATTGCATAGTTTTTGTCCACAAACCAGTAAACATGGTCGGTAACCACCTGCAAACGTGCGCTAACCTGCAAATAACTCTTACGAGGAGTATCGAATACCCAGAAATTATCCTCATCCCCTTGTTGGTAGGGTGGGCGAGTAGTGGTATGCGGCGGATTTGGATTAGCGCCATTACTCTTTAAGCGATCATATATAGCGTATTCGTCCCGTAGCGGTGGGGTGGTGGTTTTCGCTTGAAACTCGTCAAGATATGCAAGAACGTCAGGAGGAGTAAGGGTGGTGGTTTGGGCGATTGAAATTGGTGTAGTGGAAGGCAAAAACAAAAACGCGCATAAAAGCGCGCATAAAATGAGGAATCTGATTAATCTAATTGTTGATGGCAATGTCTTTCAGAATACCCGTAATTTGGCTGTTAATGAGTACAGCATCGCGGGCATCGGGAGCATGGCGCAAGTATTTCTGATAATCAAGGATAGCTTGCCAGCGGTGTTCCATACGATTCTTGATAGCTCCCCTATCCCGTATTTCTTCCCAATCTTCAGGGTTTAATACGGTGAGGAACTCTTCGATAGCCAACGCCCGCTCAAAATCTTCAAAGTTAATATAACTGCTTTTAAGATTATTAAGCATGCGACTCAAGAAAGCACGATTTGATACAGGATTTAAGAAGGATTGTACTAACGGTACAGGGTTGCCAAATATTTCACCCACCAAGCGAACACAATCCTCTAAAGTTAAAATACTGCCCTCATTAAAGGGGTCAAGCAGAATATCTTCTTGCTGATTAGCGCCAGATTCTGCCCCATGTTCCCAACGTCCGGTGGTGTGTTGGGCGTGTTGCCGATACCGTACAATAAAGTGACCGGGTAAACCGATTCCTTCAAAAGGCAAACCAGCTTGCCTGCCAACCTCGATGTAAATCAAGGAGAGTGTAATGGGAATTCCAATGCGACGTTCCAGAACATCGTTTAAATACGAGTTGCGAGGGTCATTGTAATCAGTCTGGTTGCCTTTGAAACCAAGGGTTTGGAAAAGGTATGAGTTAATAAACTGGATGCATTTGTAGGGGTCATTCTCACCGGCAAGTAGCAACCGAATATCATTGCCCATTATTTCAAGTCGCTGCAAATAGTAGCCTATATTCAAACCGGGATACTCGGAGGAAGCGATAATCATGGTAGCTTCTATCAGATCAATTTCTTCGTCGGTTCGAGAAACATGCTCTGCAAAACGCGCTAATGGACTGCCGGGGACTGGATGGATTTTCTCGGCTTCGTAATCAAATATACTGCTTTCAATTGTATACCGCATAAAACAACCTTTAGAAAAATTACCTGTTTACCTTATGTTATTATGTTACCATTTATTGAATCCATTGTAATAACCTTAGAGACCTTTTGTCAATGACGACCGGATTAAGAAATAGGGCTGATACGGTTGGCGAACTTGCTCCAGTAAAAGGCTTTCGGCGTTTCCCTGCTCCAATAACCTACCTCGAAATTCTGTCAAAACCGAGTAATCAAAACTGTATTACCCCTAGATTGATATCTAATAACGTTTGGAATTTCACAAAAGCGCACTATAATGGTTTTTAGAAAGGGGTACACTGAGCTATGTTAATGCCGGAGGCTACTAATCAAGCATATCTATTGAATCAGCAATATTGCTCCGCAGATAACCTTAAAGCCCGCATCGAGCTACATGAGCGGTATAGTACCCAAAATTATCCCTGGCAACGCTGGGTATTTGACCACTTCAAAATGCCGCCACAGGCTAGCGTGCTTGAACTTGGTTGTGGAACCGGCAAACTTTGGTCTGCAAATCTTGACCGAATACCCACCGACTGGAAAGTTACCCTGTCTGACTTCTCGGAGGGGATG contains:
- a CDS encoding IS982 family transposase, translating into MITNFEDFCTWAFVIIDDLWKELSPAFTRTGPQPACSDSELITLAVVGECKGWDQETELISNWRNYQYLFPHIPERSRFNRRRRNLMGAINSIRQSLLALLDLAQDQQTVLDSLPLPVIEFRQAHFSPARSYWSSQGARYGKVATKKQTIFGYKLQLLVTFNGVIVDFELAGANQPDLRVGLELLENHPGLTVVGDKAYISQSEQQHLEQEQGIKLLTNPRQNQKVEQPAERAKLINHFRQIIETVNGQLAQQFKLEINRAHSFWGLCSRLYSKLAGHTLSIYLNRLLGKPDCLKIKALAFPI
- a CDS encoding recombinase family protein, encoding MNAQEIKPRQLQRLACLYVRQSTLQQVLENRESTARQYALRDRAIALGWIAERIVVLDQDLGHSGTSASDRVGFQRLVAEVGLGKVGLVLGLEVSRLARSSSDWHHLLEICALTGTLILDEDGLYDPATFNDRLLLGLKGTMSEAELYILRARLLGGILNKARRAELKLHLPIGFCYTEDNRVVLDPDKQAQATIKLLFQTFRRTGTASATVRAFRQQNLAFPRRLSKGVHKGELVWNDMRHDDVLRVLHNPVYAGAFVFGRTRTNKTADGKIHIVALAQEEWQVMIKDAHPAYISWEEYEGHLSQLRANSQAYTPKRLNPPREGPALLQGLVICGQCGERMTVRYHQRGGQRVVPDYVCQKAGISAGTAPCQRFLGRDLDAAIGQVLLEMLTPALVNQVLQWHAELCSQLSEAEHLRQMEVERAQYAADLAGRRFMRVDP
- a CDS encoding DUF5372 family protein, producing MNGSPNIPNQLNEDEYFQVTHPFHPLTGQRFVLLSKTNTYGESRVFFLDPSSAKLRSLPAAWTDQAPLDPFTRLTGGQALLRLSDLRKLVQFLENWDNHFPKPQFE
- the moeB gene encoding molybdopterin-synthase adenylyltransferase MoeB, with product MANSYNELLKRTKAQIRETTVAQTSEVVKADKSVWLVDVREKYEWDEGYIPGALHVARGFLESKIEETVSDKNAPVILYCAGGVRSAFAAKTLNELGYTNVSSMIGGYNAWKNAGYPITKPRNLTKEQQKRYSRHFLLPEVGEKGQIKLLDTKVLLIGAGGLGAPNAFYLAAAGIGTLGIIDNDVVEESNLQRQIIHTQGRVGQYKADSAAQAIADLNPDVRVVVYKERLTAENIEHILPLYDLVVDGTDNFETRYLVNDFAVKYRKPVVHASILSFNGQLTTLIPFEGPCYRCIYPDPPPAAMAPNCSEAGVLGVLPGVIGLLQANEALKLALGIGETLSGRFLLFDALEAEFTSLKLRRDPKCVACGEHADIDDLLEQHRRGDVLIPACNIR
- a CDS encoding ubiquitin-like small modifier protein 1; translated protein: MSNIKLPPVLRKLSGGVKEVQVEGATVGELLDNLDRKYPTIKNQLLTEDGEIARYVNLYLNDEDVRFLQGLVTPVKESDTIVILPAMSGGSL
- a CDS encoding PLP-dependent cysteine synthase family protein; the protein is MLYPSLLAAIGNTPLVEISQLSPYPDSVRLYAKLEGHNPSGSIKDRIALSMIEAAERAGKLKPGSGQRILEPSSGNTGIALAMIGKLKGYNVTVVMPDSFTAERRQLLEIYGAKVVLSDGSKGSNGSVELALELAAKDSGYFMPFQYSNNANPDAHYRTTAPEIWRDLPDASAIVAGLGTGGTLMGLSRFLKEKNPAIQIVAVEPMMGEIVQGLRNLDGGFVPPIIELSRLDRKFVVTNAQSVRVQRALLDKTGIFAGVSCGAAVYGALKLAREWGESGKTGKIVVMLAESGWKYLSAGLFTHDLNVLEDSMEQKMWW
- a CDS encoding M67 family metallopeptidase, with product MLVIPAQIYKEIIEHLRRWYPDEGCGLLGGKAGLVSHHYPTENVEPENKYKRYLINPRQQMEAEEELDSIGLELVAIYHSHTHTPAYPSPTDVRTAYYPDSYYVLVSFAEPDNPVIHAYKIVKPDPWGESGEIVGQELQIL
- a CDS encoding SirB1 family protein is translated as MRYTIESSIFDYEAEKIHPVPGSPLARFAEHVSRTDEEIDLIEATMIIASSEYPGLNIGYYLQRLEIMGNDIRLLLAGENDPYKCIQFINSYLFQTLGFKGNQTDYNDPRNSYLNDVLERRIGIPITLSLIYIEVGRQAGLPFEGIGLPGHFIVRYRQHAQHTTGRWEHGAESGANQQEDILLDPFNEGSILTLEDCVRLVGEIFGNPVPLVQSFLNPVSNRAFLSRMLNNLKSSYINFEDFERALAIEEFLTVLNPEDWEEIRDRGAIKNRMEHRWQAILDYQKYLRHAPDARDAVLINSQITGILKDIAINN